Sequence from the Fulvivirga ligni genome:
TTGCCAGCTCAATACGCATACGCCATCCTCCACTAAACTCATTGGTAGGCTTGGTAAAATCTTCACGCAAAAAGCCAAGACCAAGCAAAGTCTTTTCTACTTCAGCATCAAAGTTTACTTCCTCGATACTGTAAAACTTCTCGCTCAGCTCTGATACTTCTTCAATGATCTTACTGTAAGCATCTGACTCATAATCTGTGCGCGTTTCCAGCTGATGGTTAAGCTCATCAATACGCAACTTCATATTATTTATTTTGGCGAATGCCTTAGACGCCTCCTCAAATACAGAGCAATCGTCATCAGTAAGCAGGTGCTGCGGTAGGTAAGCGATCACTGCATCTGCAGGAAATGATACCTTTCCCTGGGTAGGCTTATTCACCCCGGCAATGATTTTCAGCAGCGTAGATTTACCCGCTCCGTTTTTACCCATAAGGGCAATACGGTCATTGTTATTGATATTAAAGGTTACATTACTAAATAAAGTGGTGCCACTAAACTCAACACCTACGGCATCTACTGAAATCATACGCTTAAAATTTGCTGCAAAGCTAATAGATCACCAGTTGGGAAGTAATCATTAGTGGATATTTTGTTTGGAAATTTGTGAGCACCTCATCCCCGGCCCTTCTCCTCAAGGAGAAGGGGGTTTTTCAGGACAGCATGGCACTGTCAGAGTCACTCTGAGGTTCTCGAAGAGTAGACGGTATGGTTGAGGATGACCGTTCAAGAATGGGCCAAGAGCACGATACTCACAATATTGCGGTGTTATATCTGGTAGCCGCAGACTACGAACAACAGAGGTTTATAAATGTCCGTTGATTCTGTTGATTTCTGTCCCGACAACCGATTTTAATTGTTCAAGAAAATGATTAGTCAAATCAGGCCAATTCCAAAATGTCAACCCGAAGTTCGAGAACGAAAGGCTATTGTCAATTTTATATTCCTCAATGTTCGTTATTCTTCCACAATGAGGACAAGTCAATGTTGCGTTTTCATGGATAGTCCAATTGTCAAATTCTGGAAACACACTATGGAATAGTTTTAATTGTTCTTTTGTACAATTGTCAGTAAAGAAATCTTGTGGTGTGATTCCTTCAAATCTATTTCTAGCGCAGTTCGGACATTCCATTTTTGTCATTGCAGTAAAAGCACCCGCATTGAACACCTCTCGTTCAGTCCTTATCTCAACACCACAAACAGTCCATTTTAAGATATCTTCATCATAGCCGATCGCATCAATATGTTTTTTTCCAGGTTTATACCCTTTATTTTTGGTACTCATGATGCAATTTGTCAATTCAGTTTCAATAAACTCGTTTGACTGCATCCATTGAATCACCTTGTCCTTAACCTCCTCAGGCTTTTCAATTTCTCTAGCTGTGGTAATAATTATATAATTGTCACTCATAGTTTTAGGGTACTCATTCTCTACAACATCCGTATAAGGGAAATAAAACATTCCCTAATTTCTTTTATCCGTTAATATAATGTTAAACAAAAATAGCTTAAGACAATAGAAATGAGCTACTCAATAACGTGTCAGAGACACATTTGATCATTATGGAAATTCGTAGTCGCAGACTACGAATAACATGGGGTTCATACACAATGTTGTACTCCGTCTATTCCATTTTCCAGTTGGCTTCTGCTACCTGGATGCAGATGTTCAGCAGTTGTTCGTCTGATTTTACAGTTGATATTAGCCGTCCGATTTGTTCAAGAGTTGACCTGCTAGAGCTCCAAATAGCTAATCCCTCGGCTTCATCGTCAAACCTTATGTTGTCCAGAAGTTCTGGGTTGGAAAGTTTGATAGCTCCATATGTTATTCCAAGCCATGTTGGCCCTCCGCCTTGAAATCCTCTTGAAGAAAGTTGTTCGTAATGGCTGTCAGGTTCGTGGACATCATAATAGTCCAATCTATATGTTCGTTCGTCAATCTCAACAATGTTTCCACGAATGGAGATGGATTCATCAGTTAAGGCGTTAACCAGTTTGGGTTCAGGTTCAAACTGTTGGCAGGCAATAAGGAGTAAAGGAATTAAAAGAGTTGATATGTTCTTCATGAGTTTGCGTTCCGGGGATGGAGTACAACATCCGTATAAGGGAAACAAAACATTCCCTTATTTCTTTTATAGGGAAATCTAATATTTTACCACCAAAAATGAAAGCAACTTTTTTTAGACTTTTAACTATTCGCTATTCCGCATCTGGTCGTAGCGTCCGCTACGATCCACACATTGCTTGAGCGCCCGCTCAATTTCCTTTCTTAATGCACAAAATTGTATTGATGAAATACGGTCTGTGCATAGGAGCTTCAGCCATCCTTAGAAATTATTCATGACACTCAAAATTAAATACGGGTCGAGGTATTCTCAGCTAACTTCACTAGTCAGCAACAGCAATCCTTCTCTCCTTCCTTTTAGCTAAAAAAACGACACATGAAAGGGCCATTATTATCTTCACCTCATCCCCGGCCCTTCTCCTCAAGGAGAAGGGAGTTTTAGGACAGCATGCACTGTCAGAGTCACTCTGAGGTTCTCGAAGAGTAGACGGTCATATAAAGAATTATGATCAGGACTGGTGACGAGCTAAGGATGACGAATACCAGTACATCACAATTAATTTACATTTTCAAACTCACCACCAATCCAAAAGATCAAATGAGCTATTAGCTATTGACATTTTATTCAAATCCGCAATACTTACTTGGTATTAAGGACCATCTCCCACCTGCAGCACGTCAATTATACGTTCTTTAGATGAATTTAAATTCCAACTATCAAATGGGTAAATTGCTTGATTCGCAATGATAAAAAAGAGTGAATCCCCTGAATGTTCCTCAAGTATTTGGGTAAATCTATCATTATCTTCAAGTGTTCCAATTGAATCTCTATGCTGGAAGATGAGAAGATAATTTTGCTTAGCCGTGTTCTGAATATCAACATCAGAAATAATGCTCCAATCTAGGATCTTATTGTCCTTATCCTCAAAGTTGTGGATTGCTAACAAAAATAGTCGATCATCAGATGTTGTTGCGGTATCAGGGTTGTTAGAAATGCAATCTTGAGCGTCGGCTATTAGTTCGTAGGTACTTTCACAGCAGTTACAAACCAAGTATCTATGGTTACATCCTAAAAGGAATAAAATGAATATTGCACATATTAAAATTCGACTCATCTGTCTAATACAATTTATTTCTCAAAAATCAAGATGCTACCATCAGAGAGTTCCCATTTAAGCACATTATCGTCTATTTGAGTTAGCCTTCCTTCATATACAATCCATTCACCAGTTGAAGACATCGTAGCGTCTGTAATACCCACTTGTTTTATCTTTAGCGTATCAAGATCAGGAAAATACTCATGTATTTTTTGTCCAAAATTCGAATGAAAAAGATCAGTTTCGACGGTCGAATCTGACTTGAATTCAACATATCTCCCTATGGAGTTCTTAAAATCATTTGGTCTTGGAGGTAAAGGCCTCTTTTTTGGCTCAATGACCTTAGTAATCTTCCAATCACCCACTATGCTTTTTTGATTTTGAACACAACTCAAAAAGAACGCCGCCAACCCTATAATTATTAATTTAAATTTCATATTCTCCAATATAACCCATTATATGCTTCGCATCCTGAATCTAGCTTTGCAAAACTTAAAACCCACTATTAATCATAATATTCGGTTTCAAATAAACTTCTTTGTTTTTGAAATCCAAGATAATATGAAATCGCTTTAGCAGATTTCCACCAAACAAGGCAGGAATGTGTGAGTCGACTTTTGTCTTCACCAGATCCGCAGGCATGTTATATATCTGATAGCCCGCAATTTCGACTCTTGGAAGTAGGGCGTAATCAGATTTCACCACCGTACCATCAGTGCCATGGCTGGTAGACTCGCCAATAACCGGGTATGCATTTAAAAGATTGTTGGCAGTTACGGTGTTGTAATATACCTTGAAAATGGAATTATAGCCGGTATCCAACATTGTCCAAAATTTGATCTTTTTCTTTCCCTTATACACCGTTACGTTAATATAAGGTAGGCCATCTATAAATTTTAGCTTGGTTTTAGTGTATCTCACGTAATAGTCTGGAAGCTTATCTGAGATCAATAATTCTTTACTTTCATAATCGATTTCCACTATTTTATCCTCAAAAAAATTCCACCCGATGAGCCCATCTAGCTTTTCACCTTCAGGGTATGATATTCCCAGCACCTCTTTTCCAGCGTAAATTTCATTGCCCAAAGTCACATTATTATTAAGACTTTTACTCTCCGAGGAAGCCCCATTACCACCACTATTGAGCACCACGGTATCAAATTTAATATTGGTTGGCCTCTATTTTGGTTTTATTGATGACAGTGATATCGGCTCCTAAATCAAACACCAAATTCAGGGTATCCGACTGATTAATAAGACCTTGGATATAAATTCGATTGTCATCTCCCAGGTGAAATGGGATGGTCTGTTGGGCAGCCGCAACATGGCAAACAGTGCAAATTATTAGAAAGCCGAAGAGTTTTTGCATTGACATTAATAAAAGTAGTGAACTATTCAATTGCATATTTCCAAACAACCTGATAGACCTTAAATGATTGATAATCAAAAATATCATTTATCAGGAATAATATATGTGAGTACGATACTTTAATAATCTTGGATAAGTTTTAACTGGATTAATTATACCTCATCCCCCTGCCCTTCTCCTCAAGGAGAAGGGGGTTTTTAGGGCAGCATGGCACTACCAGAGTCACTCTGAGGTCCTCGAAGAGTAGACGGTTTGGTTAAGAATGGCTGCTTGAGTGTAGGTCAAATTTCAAGGACTCGAATGGTAAGGTTACCAACCAGAGGCTCGCACCAGTGGAGAAGGGATTTTTAGGACAGTTTAACACTGCCTGAGTCACTCTGAGGTTCTCGAAGAGTAGACGAGTTTTGAGCCAAGTTACACTAAGCCAAAGCCAAGAACTTAAACGCAGAATGAATGAGCAATTTGTAATAGCCTTACCAGTAAGCACTGTAACATATGCATCGCTAAACAATGTTATTGATTGGCTAATTCGTGTTCTATTGCATTTTCGAATTCTTCATAACTCTCATCAGAGTAATGCTTAAAAGGCCAAAGTTGAGATATCCTAACACAATAAAAGTAAATTGAATTATCCTCAAAAACACATACAATTTCACCACCTTTTAATGCCGTGTTGTCGTCATAAAATGTTAGATAGAATCCCTCATTGACTTTTATACCCCAATCCAGATTACGTCTAATATTTAATACTGCTTCGTAATTTTCACTCTTACTTCGCCTTGTATTTATTTCGATTAATTTAATATTTTTTTTGAATGACCAATTAAGGTATAAATATATAAGTCCGGTTAAAGAAACTATGAGCAGTGAGATTATCACAGGTATTAAAAATGCCTTAAATAGTAAAAACCCTACTATTAGAATTAAAGCCCCCAAT
This genomic interval carries:
- a CDS encoding Imm51 family immunity protein is translated as MKNISTLLIPLLLIACQQFEPEPKLVNALTDESISIRGNIVEIDERTYRLDYYDVHEPDSHYEQLSSRGFQGGGPTWLGITYGAIKLSNPELLDNIRFDDEAEGLAIWSSSRSTLEQIGRLISTVKSDEQLLNICIQVAEANWKME